The following proteins come from a genomic window of Galactobacillus timonensis:
- a CDS encoding DUF554 domain-containing protein: MPGLGTIVNMAAIVLGGILGRLCGKLLSKKSQEGIMGTCGVMTFFLGVGGALAQMLKIDSGVLSTQGSMMMIFSLLIGTVVGELLDIEGKLVSFGVWLRNRTGNANNSGFVTAFVTASLTVCIGAMAIIGSIEDGIYGNHTILFTKAILDFIIIFAMAAALGSGAIFSAIPVGILQGTVTILASIAAPLMTDAAMANLSYVGNILIACVGVNLLFPNKISVANMLPSLIVAIVWAFLPF; this comes from the coding sequence ATGCCGGGTTTAGGTACGATTGTAAATATGGCCGCCATCGTCCTGGGAGGTATCCTGGGGCGCCTGTGCGGTAAGCTTCTTTCGAAAAAGAGTCAGGAAGGCATCATGGGGACCTGCGGTGTCATGACGTTCTTCCTTGGCGTCGGCGGCGCATTGGCCCAGATGCTCAAGATCGACAGCGGCGTCCTTTCGACGCAGGGCTCCATGATGATGATCTTTTCCCTACTGATTGGAACCGTCGTAGGAGAGCTGCTTGATATTGAGGGAAAACTCGTTTCCTTTGGCGTATGGCTTCGCAACAGGACGGGCAACGCCAACAATTCCGGATTCGTCACCGCCTTCGTGACAGCTTCTCTGACCGTATGTATCGGGGCCATGGCAATTATCGGATCGATCGAGGATGGAATCTATGGCAACCATACCATCCTCTTTACCAAGGCCATTCTTGACTTCATCATCATCTTTGCCATGGCGGCAGCGCTTGGATCCGGTGCCATCTTCTCCGCCATTCCGGTCGGAATTCTGCAGGGAACCGTTACGATTCTCGCATCGATTGCGGCGCCTTTAATGACCGATGCCGCAATGGCCAATCTTTCCTATGTGGGCAATATTCTGATTGCCTGCGTCGGCGTCAATCTTCTGTTTCCCAATAAGATCTCGGTCGCAAATATGCTGCCGAGTCTGATCGTCGCAATCGTCTGGGCTTTTCTTCCCTTCTGA
- a CDS encoding flavocytochrome c → MIDNRFSKAAVSGLFAIALALSGCSTGDKSSGGVSGTFTGTAVGMGGNSNPVTVTLTLTDSVITDVKAEGPGETEGIGSKAIDALPQEMIDSNSVNVDTVSGATITSKAIIEAATAALKEAGLEPSDLQAKETSSTAAAAEDVTKDTDIVIIGAGGAGMTAAITASDAGKSVIILESQPMAGGNTVRSTGGLNAAGTPEQKKMEFNEAAGVEKTLETAKNDWADNETITALAATVQQQWDDWQAGDQSEYFDTPELMALDTMIGGHGINNPDLVKTLTDNSAGAIEWLHEHGADLTLVGAAGGASVKRIHSPQDADGKKLAVGAYIVPILEKNVEDRGIEIMYSTTAKKILTDDTGAAIGVEAEGAEGNTVTINAKAVIDAAGGFGANMDMVTKYKPELAGFCTTNAAGAQGQGIVMAQDIGADTVDMDQIQIHPTVHLDDDGNAHLITEGLRGDGAILVNQEGKRFYDEVSTRDKVSAAEIEQTDSSAWLIIDQKMVDASAVIQGYIDAGYTFTGNTPEELAKQIGIDPTALADTLTTWNGYVAAGSDPDFGRTSFAEPLDTTPYYAIKVTPGIHHTMGGLRINTSAEVLNTDGNAIPGLFAAGEVTGGVHGGNRLGGTAVTDIIVFGQIAGNSAVSYIK, encoded by the coding sequence ATGATAGACAATCGCTTTTCAAAAGCCGCAGTTTCCGGCCTCTTTGCCATCGCTCTAGCCCTGTCCGGCTGCTCCACTGGCGACAAATCGTCTGGCGGCGTCTCCGGCACATTTACCGGCACTGCTGTGGGCATGGGTGGAAACTCCAACCCTGTCACCGTCACACTCACTCTGACGGACAGCGTCATCACCGATGTCAAGGCTGAAGGCCCGGGTGAAACCGAAGGCATCGGCTCCAAGGCCATCGATGCCCTGCCGCAGGAAATGATCGATTCCAACAGCGTCAATGTCGACACGGTATCCGGGGCAACGATCACTTCCAAGGCCATCATCGAAGCCGCGACCGCAGCTCTGAAGGAAGCGGGTTTGGAGCCTTCCGACCTGCAGGCAAAGGAAACATCATCCACCGCAGCCGCAGCGGAAGACGTTACCAAGGATACAGACATCGTCATCATCGGTGCCGGCGGCGCAGGAATGACAGCTGCGATCACCGCATCCGATGCCGGTAAGAGCGTCATCATCCTGGAAAGTCAGCCGATGGCAGGCGGAAACACCGTACGTTCCACCGGCGGACTGAACGCTGCCGGAACGCCAGAGCAGAAGAAGATGGAATTCAACGAAGCGGCTGGCGTCGAGAAGACACTTGAGACCGCTAAGAACGACTGGGCAGACAACGAAACCATCACGGCCCTGGCCGCTACCGTCCAGCAGCAGTGGGATGACTGGCAGGCCGGGGATCAGTCCGAATACTTCGATACCCCGGAGCTGATGGCCCTGGATACGATGATCGGCGGACACGGCATCAATAATCCCGATCTCGTCAAGACACTGACAGATAACAGCGCAGGCGCCATTGAATGGCTCCACGAACACGGCGCAGATCTGACCCTGGTCGGTGCGGCTGGAGGAGCGAGTGTCAAACGCATCCATTCACCGCAGGATGCCGATGGAAAGAAGCTGGCCGTCGGCGCCTACATCGTTCCGATTCTTGAGAAGAACGTCGAAGATCGCGGCATCGAAATCATGTACAGCACAACCGCGAAGAAGATACTGACAGATGACACAGGCGCCGCCATCGGCGTAGAAGCCGAAGGCGCCGAAGGAAATACTGTGACAATCAACGCAAAGGCAGTCATCGATGCGGCAGGAGGATTCGGTGCCAACATGGACATGGTCACCAAATACAAGCCTGAGCTTGCCGGCTTCTGCACAACCAACGCCGCCGGAGCACAGGGACAGGGCATCGTCATGGCCCAGGACATCGGTGCCGATACCGTTGACATGGATCAGATCCAGATCCATCCGACCGTACATCTTGACGACGATGGAAACGCACATCTGATTACCGAAGGACTCAGAGGCGACGGCGCCATCCTGGTCAATCAGGAAGGCAAGCGCTTCTATGACGAAGTGAGCACCCGTGACAAGGTATCCGCAGCCGAAATCGAACAGACCGATTCCAGCGCATGGCTCATCATCGATCAGAAGATGGTAGATGCGTCCGCTGTCATTCAGGGCTATATCGATGCCGGCTACACCTTCACAGGCAATACGCCGGAAGAACTGGCAAAGCAGATCGGCATCGACCCAACAGCCTTAGCTGATACACTGACAACCTGGAACGGATATGTCGCAGCCGGATCGGATCCTGACTTTGGCAGAACCAGCTTCGCCGAACCGCTCGACACCACTCCCTACTATGCCATCAAGGTAACCCCGGGCATCCACCACACCATGGGCGGCCTGCGCATCAACACAAGCGCCGAAGTACTGAACACCGATGGAAACGCCATCCCCGGCCTCTTCGCAGCAGGCGAAGTAACCGGCGGCGTCCATGGCGGCAACCGTCTTGGCGGAACAGCAGTCACTGACATCATCGTCTTCGGACAGATTGCCGGTAACAGTGCCGTCAGTTACATCAAGTAA
- a CDS encoding Cna B-type domain-containing protein has protein sequence MTDLGAFVTAVINLKGTTKSGMTAADIERLPFYSAASSYVYAPGYSSTPTALLTETMKPYWSTSYAVWSMMDSAGISGTKSISAVGLGKELLKEADASTKSVLTSAPAASALGLTQNAVFTQKEDKTWVSSPITFTATGISTWFTLNLPGNIHTTNGVTEVKSGETFTLVSESEPDEAVEISVSSDVPWVDGDLRVYKPSTSNYQNMVGLKIQKETMNISTTIRKESETTSISFTKKWEDSNNASGTRPDVSTYAGYLTLKESGNELTNYDPEITDNGDNTYTVTYSGLPKALNGNEAVYSVLEKEIAGYSSDVQEVKDGETLTNTKIPDPTPMPTATPIPSAVPTASPTATASSTPVTTSTAAPATVSPAVSVKTVPKTSAEN, from the coding sequence TTGACCGACCTGGGTGCTTTTGTGACTGCAGTTATTAACCTGAAGGGGACTACCAAATCGGGGATGACCGCGGCTGATATTGAGAGACTTCCTTTTTATTCTGCAGCTTCAAGTTATGTGTATGCTCCAGGATATTCATCAACGCCCACTGCCCTGTTAACGGAAACGATGAAACCTTACTGGAGTACAAGCTATGCTGTATGGTCGATGATGGACAGTGCCGGAATATCTGGCACCAAAAGTATTTCAGCGGTTGGATTGGGAAAAGAATTGCTGAAGGAAGCTGACGCTTCGACCAAGAGTGTTTTAACAAGCGCGCCTGCTGCTTCTGCGCTCGGTTTAACACAGAATGCTGTGTTTACCCAAAAGGAAGACAAGACATGGGTTTCCAGTCCAATAACATTCACGGCCACTGGAATAAGTACGTGGTTTACTTTAAACCTTCCGGGAAATATTCACACAACCAACGGTGTAACTGAAGTTAAATCAGGAGAAACATTTACTTTGGTCAGCGAAAGCGAGCCGGATGAGGCAGTTGAAATATCGGTTTCTTCTGATGTTCCCTGGGTTGATGGAGACCTTCGCGTATATAAACCATCAACTAGTAATTATCAGAACATGGTCGGTTTGAAGATCCAAAAAGAGACGATGAATATCTCTACAACGATCAGGAAAGAAAGCGAGACAACAAGCATTTCATTCACAAAGAAGTGGGAAGATTCGAATAACGCGAGTGGCACCCGCCCGGATGTTTCGACGTATGCAGGTTATCTGACTCTGAAGGAAAGTGGAAATGAACTGACTAACTACGATCCTGAAATAACAGATAACGGGGATAATACTTATACAGTTACCTATTCTGGTCTTCCAAAGGCACTGAATGGGAACGAAGCTGTCTATAGCGTTCTGGAAAAAGAAATTGCAGGCTATTCCAGTGATGTTCAGGAAGTGAAAGATGGGGAAACACTTACCAATACGAAAATTCCTGATCCTACACCAATGCCCACTGCTACACCAATACCTTCGGCAGTTCCCACAGCATCTCCTACAGCAACAGCTTCTTCTACACCTGTAACGACTTCAACAGCAGCTCCAGCTACTGTATCTCCAGCTGTTTCTGTAAAAACTGTTCCAAAGACCAGTGCAGAAAATTAA
- a CDS encoding IS110 family transposase gives MDGPIITVDVSKGNCHYQPWLTAGHSLRKPKVLNDTKDGFEALSETIEMVKEKSEADTVPVVFEATGIYHRCLQKYLDDIGNPYIVVPPLLSAAYRKTNLHGNKTDNADCAHIAKVYYQEEHLQCHQNESDTYARLRAKNRMYESELKILRQRKCTFRAMLDVIYPRMDKCFKGHASLYDSVPMEVLKKYPHPSLLLRHREETIVKAIRKPAGHKKGFTENIVHKMYQCAEECYSGVDADSVEVQQFPQMINELMEQMELCNTYLEELIEDASKLPSFAILLSIPGIGRNIAARIIAEIGDVTRFRNARGIVAYAGLNPKINQSGEKDGTHLAISKKGNRHLRCLLYLAVTCNYRLKKGDSIYQFNQKKRQQAASPLKPKAANIAAADKLLVVIYSLMKNGSTFRS, from the coding sequence ATGGACGGACCAATTATCACGGTAGATGTCTCAAAAGGCAACTGCCACTATCAGCCGTGGCTGACAGCAGGCCATTCCCTGCGGAAGCCGAAAGTGCTGAACGATACGAAAGATGGCTTTGAAGCATTGTCTGAAACCATTGAGATGGTGAAGGAGAAGAGCGAAGCTGATACAGTCCCGGTAGTATTCGAGGCGACCGGCATCTACCATCGCTGTCTCCAGAAGTATCTTGATGATATAGGAAATCCTTACATTGTCGTTCCGCCACTGCTGTCTGCAGCTTATCGGAAGACGAACCTTCATGGCAATAAGACAGACAATGCGGATTGTGCCCATATCGCCAAAGTGTATTACCAGGAAGAACATCTCCAGTGCCACCAGAATGAATCGGATACATATGCACGTCTGCGGGCAAAGAATCGCATGTATGAGAGCGAATTGAAGATCCTGCGTCAGCGGAAATGCACGTTCCGGGCAATGCTGGATGTGATCTATCCGCGCATGGATAAGTGCTTCAAAGGGCATGCAAGCCTTTACGATTCGGTTCCGATGGAGGTGCTGAAGAAATATCCGCATCCATCATTACTTCTCAGGCACAGGGAGGAAACCATTGTGAAAGCGATCCGGAAGCCCGCAGGTCATAAGAAAGGCTTCACTGAAAATATCGTTCACAAGATGTATCAGTGTGCAGAGGAATGTTATTCCGGCGTGGATGCGGACAGTGTGGAAGTACAGCAGTTTCCTCAGATGATCAATGAACTCATGGAGCAGATGGAGCTCTGCAATACATACCTTGAGGAACTGATCGAAGATGCCAGTAAGCTTCCTTCCTTTGCGATTCTGCTCAGTATTCCTGGAATTGGCAGGAACATCGCGGCACGGATCATCGCGGAAATCGGCGATGTCACACGTTTCAGAAATGCACGGGGCATCGTAGCATATGCAGGACTGAATCCGAAGATCAATCAGTCAGGTGAGAAGGATGGAACCCACCTGGCTATATCCAAGAAAGGGAACAGACATCTGAGGTGTCTTCTTTATCTGGCAGTCACGTGCAACTACAGACTGAAAAAGGGAGATTCTATTTATCAGTTCAACCAAAAGAAAAGGCAGCAGGCTGCATCTCCATTAAAGCCCAAAGCTGCCAATATCGCTGCGGCGGATAAACTATTGGTAGTAATTTATTCGCTTATGAAGAACGGCTCAACTTTCCGTTCCTGA
- a CDS encoding SDR family NAD(P)-dependent oxidoreductase: MKWDFEGKTVVITGAAQGIGYQVAKGVVEGGGHAVILNLNEEKAKKAAEQLGNADAYKIDCGNPQNIRAVMVQVLKDHPKVDVEINVAGIISRPQFQDVTDAEWEKVIRINLTGVFTMCSAIYPYFMEHGGGRIVNVASVAGKIGGGLMGTSAYAASKAGVIGLTKAIAKEGGKYHISCNAVCPSLTKTPMTSALTEEMQKRIISMIPLGRAADPSEPAQMILFFASDAASFVNGEIGDCDGGIVLD; the protein is encoded by the coding sequence ATGAAGTGGGATTTTGAAGGTAAGACAGTTGTGATCACAGGTGCTGCACAGGGTATTGGCTATCAGGTTGCCAAGGGTGTCGTTGAAGGCGGCGGCCATGCGGTGATTCTGAATCTCAATGAAGAGAAGGCAAAGAAGGCTGCGGAGCAGCTTGGCAATGCGGATGCCTATAAGATTGACTGCGGCAATCCGCAGAATATCCGTGCGGTAATGGTACAGGTTCTGAAGGATCATCCGAAGGTGGATGTTGAGATCAACGTTGCCGGTATCATTTCCCGTCCGCAGTTCCAGGATGTGACGGATGCGGAATGGGAGAAGGTAATCCGCATCAATCTGACCGGTGTGTTTACGATGTGCTCCGCTATCTATCCTTACTTTATGGAACATGGCGGCGGCCGTATCGTGAACGTTGCGTCGGTTGCGGGCAAGATCGGCGGCGGTCTGATGGGTACGAGTGCGTACGCTGCTTCGAAGGCTGGCGTCATTGGTCTGACGAAGGCAATTGCAAAGGAAGGCGGCAAATATCATATTTCGTGCAACGCTGTCTGCCCGTCTCTGACGAAGACGCCGATGACTTCTGCTTTGACGGAAGAGATGCAGAAGCGGATCATCTCGATGATTCCGCTGGGACGTGCTGCAGATCCGAGTGAGCCGGCACAGATGATTCTGTTCTTCGCAAGTGATGCGGCGAGCTTTGTCAACGGTGAGATCGGTGACTGCGACGGCGGTATCGTTCTGGATTGA
- a CDS encoding helix-turn-helix domain-containing protein produces the protein MNNEDYQLVEVLLTDKDIDHNTETCAAYLGCPIVVIAPSLAIVSWSRNLELPDPIWINAVKRGYITIEFGATLSHWLNDPSHPNQMTIDEIPPYRRRFYRLVFHDRLVGYLNLGENRTSFEDIPEEKNRIVRRFFERILSERSYSSQSSTTTAEDIVTGLLNEQFVDRLHFLEMVSGTGLDNVAAKQCLSITSSEIQSYNAGEDTFRDELHSLFPSCITAIAQDHLLVLLFPDQGMPVSKVTAWLRKHRAAAGLSAPFHDLYQLRQYDHQASFARIHGSEEGPLKTYRSCQHLDLLYSLSKEDIAPYISEESRRLHVQRNTIAYRLDHIRTTRLDLDDPWLQQEYCISCELLQIESEKQS, from the coding sequence ATGAACAATGAAGATTATCAGCTGGTTGAAGTACTTCTGACGGACAAGGACATCGACCATAACACTGAAACCTGCGCCGCCTATCTTGGCTGTCCCATTGTGGTCATCGCACCATCCCTGGCCATCGTTTCCTGGTCAAGGAATCTCGAGTTACCCGATCCGATCTGGATCAACGCCGTCAAGCGCGGGTACATCACCATCGAATTCGGTGCCACTCTCAGCCACTGGCTCAACGATCCCAGTCACCCAAACCAGATGACCATCGACGAAATCCCGCCCTACCGCCGCCGCTTCTACCGTCTCGTCTTCCATGATCGTCTTGTCGGCTATCTCAATCTCGGCGAAAACCGCACTTCCTTTGAAGATATTCCTGAAGAAAAGAACCGCATCGTACGCCGCTTCTTTGAGCGCATCCTATCGGAGCGTTCCTATTCCTCACAGTCATCTACCACGACTGCCGAAGATATCGTCACAGGTCTGCTCAATGAGCAGTTCGTTGACCGCCTTCACTTCCTTGAAATGGTATCCGGCACCGGTCTCGATAACGTTGCCGCAAAGCAGTGCCTGAGCATCACTTCATCTGAAATCCAAAGCTACAACGCCGGCGAAGATACGTTCCGCGACGAGCTGCACAGTCTCTTTCCTTCCTGCATCACTGCCATTGCCCAGGACCATCTCCTCGTCCTGTTATTCCCGGATCAGGGCATGCCGGTTTCCAAAGTCACCGCGTGGCTCAGAAAGCACAGGGCAGCCGCTGGCCTCTCTGCCCCTTTCCACGACCTCTATCAGCTTCGACAGTATGATCATCAGGCATCCTTTGCCCGCATCCATGGCAGCGAAGAAGGACCATTGAAGACGTATCGAAGCTGCCAGCACCTCGACCTCCTCTATTCCCTGTCCAAAGAAGACATCGCCCCTTATATCAGTGAAGAGAGCCGCCGCCTCCATGTCCAGCGCAACACCATCGCCTACCGCCTCGATCACATCCGTACCACCCGCCTTGACCTCGACGACCCCTGGCTACAGCAGGAGTATTGCATCTCGTGCGAACTTCTGCAGATCGAAAGCGAAAAACAAAGCTG